Part of the Panthera uncia isolate 11264 unplaced genomic scaffold, Puncia_PCG_1.0 HiC_scaffold_2073, whole genome shotgun sequence genome, AAGTGACCACATGGGGCAACTGAATCTTCTCCCTTTGAAACAAATGAGGGCCCCCTGGGGTTTCCCTCTGCCTTCCTACCTGTAATTAATTCCAAGTTTAGTAAAGTAGTTAGCACAAGTGGACTATATTGGGAGACCCTGAATTACCAGTCACCAGGAAACCACAGATTGTAGTCCTAAAGAATAGAAGGGCCGTAAGACATTGTCTACAACCTAACTTATGTTACAGTATTCCTTCTGAGTAGGAACAGTGAATTAAATACAATCACTTCATAGTTCTAAACCAGAGATAGGAAGATAAAACACAAGTTTTGTGAGCTATCTACCCTCAGCCGTTCAAGCATCCTTCCTAGCCGGAGACCAGGCAGGAATTTAGGACAATCTCTTTTAAAAGCCCACCAGTGTAATTCcgaaatacaatttttaaatctgGTTCTTAACCGTTTAAGCCATCTCTAGACTGGACAAAGGAATGCACTCAGGAGCCTGCCTTAATTGCCAGGGTTTGTCGATCTGCCTTCAACACCTTCCCTCCTCACATCCACACCTTCAGTGccgacgggggtggggggattagTTGCCTGATCAACAGCATCTACTCTAAGGGCATTGAGCATTGTGGATACAGAGAGGAGCAAACTTCAAAGTAGAAGGGAAAAGAGCCCTAGGAGAGTCCACACTTAGGAGAGAATAAAGATCATCTTAAGGCAAGTTGGGATGGGGTTCGAGGTACCACCTATGGAAGGGCTGTTGGGATCGCTCGAGAGGTGTGTCAAAACAAAGATTAAAGAAGCAACAAACATGGGGAGGACGGGTTGCCAGACCATACTCAGATCTTTTCCATTTGGCCAGAACCTCGTTTAAAACAGCCTGGGTTGAAAAATGAGAAGTAGAATTGAAACGTCCTACTTTCGTTGGCTTCCTCACTCCAGAATAGGTACTGACCCTTCCCTATCCCCCTGGTTCCCTGCTACCTAGGGTTTCAGCGTGGGGTCACCAGCCTATCGAGCCATCTGGCTGCCAAGCTGAGCAAATCCAGTGATGCTTACTGAGCCAAGGCCGGGCCCTCGAAGCACTTCAACCACCGTGGCCTTCTCTCCTTAACCTAGACCGGTGTGGTCTCACGTGGCCACAGAGGGACACCCCAGTGACAAAAGGCTTAGACCGTTACAACAGTAACAGGAGTAATTTCAAATCCAAGCAGTGACACGAGAAAACAGGCTCAAAGACCATACGAGTCACTGCCAGTCAGACTGGCAAAACTAACCTTTGAACTCCCGTGTTCTAGAGTTCCGGGCTCTATGtgcatctttgtttctttaattagGCCGACATCCGTGTCCTTTGTGTTGATGTTACTACATCTCCAAGaagtaaagctgaaaaataaagttaattttgacCACCTGAAGGAAGGCTATAGTCACTTGTAATCCACGAAGCTCTTGTCTGTCTGTCAATGGGAGAATTTAGGCCTGTGCTGTAAGGTACCACCTGCCTCTGGCTCTTTCTGACCAGGAGTTCCCAGATTCCCCTTCGCACAAGGCCTTTGGGCAGAACACCAGGATCCTCCGAAAACCAAGGCACGGGTGGGCTAtggcaaggaaaaggaaagccaGGCCCTCCTCATGACCCCCTGTGTTCAAACGCTTGACTGGCCAGACACACTAGGCAGGTGTCCCATGCTTCTGTCATGAGGCAACACCCTGGCCCTTTTGAACGTTCTAGTCTCAGTATGGGTAGTCCCGATTAGTCTCCTTTCTGCCCAAATCCTTCTCTGCTGGCACAATGCCTTTTTAACCTCAGTGCTATTACAACAGCTCTCTTTGAGCAAGAGTATTAGGCGTGCTAGGTAAAAATTTGTAGAACTGGTTTTCCCCCTGCAGTGTGCGGTGGTTAAACCTTTTAGAAAAGACCGGACAACTGGAActgaaaacaagaggaaaaaccGCTCTGCATGTTTTGACTGCCACAGGATACAAGCCCTTAACTACTGCACCGAGGTGATCAGGTGATTGCTCCATAGGAAGTCTTTCCACCTCTGGGCCCCATCACCAGAACCACGGGCTTAGCCATCAAATTCCTTGGGGCTCTTGTTACTTGTGTGGCACGGGCCAATCGGAGAAAATCCGTTTCAACCGCTGgagacagcagtgaacaaaaaaaCTACGATCCCTGCCCTCGGAGTGCAACCTTCCGTCTATACCAGTGGTTTTCAGGGTCCCATCGTCACGGGAACAGCACTGCCGGGGAGACTATATCCCGCTCCTGCTTCAACTGGAGCTCATATCCTGAGATTCCatgtaagatttcatttgaaaaacaggTTGCTCCATGAGAAATTTTGAAAACCACCAGCCTCTAGTCTTCTACCCGCTTAATCTGTTGGAACACAGGCAGCTTAGATTTCCGGCTGCTTAAGTGTCCCCGGTAACTTTAAACAGCAGTGATAGGAATGCTAAAAAAGGAGAAACTCAAACAGGACAGCGCCTTGCCAAGTTTTATCAGGATTATAACTTTTCAAACATTCCATCTTTATGGGAAACAGCAACCTGAATTTGATGTCACAAGAGGAGCGAGAAAGTGACTTTTGAAGTGCGGTTTTGAACAATTTATAAACCAGTAGAATAAATGCTCGGACACCGTGAAGCAGTTGATCTAAATTGTAAGGCTTTCTCCGAGAAGCTCCTTTATCCCACACAGCAGGTGGAAAACTAGGAACCCATTCGATTTATTAAAACTTGTTTCCCAGCAAGTTAAACTAGGCATCCACCTACAAATGGCTTATGTACTGCCAAGGCCACTTTGGTCATTCTGTGGAGCGTGGCGCCATCTTGTGGCCACTCTCAAACCTCTTGTAACAAGGATACGTCGCCTGTGTGTTCTCTTGGGAGTGAAAAGAACCTTACCTACTTCCTGAAGCCTGGGGGCACTTAcgatgtttgggtttttttttttttaacgtttatttatatgagagagagagagagggagagagggagagagagagaaagagagacagtgcgtaggtgggggtggggcagagagagacagaatctgaaccaggctctgagctgtcagcacagaggacacagggctcgaacccacaagatgcgagatcataacctgagccgaagtcggatgctcaactgacagccacccaggcgcccctcaaggtgTTTTCAAATGTTCTCAAAGAACACGACATTCTGGctacttttctaattttattgactCTTTTTTCATACgtttaaaacaaaaccagcacGTGAAAATAGCATCTCATCCCCAAGTCTCAACTCCGTTGGCTGCCTCAGAGAAGCCATCAGAATTTGGCCCATCTTATGCCTCGAAATAAGATACGCCACCGTGAAGACTCAAGTTACATAGCAAGTTCAAGTTTCTGCGCACCCCAGGACACACAGCCAGCGGTCGGACCCTTGTGGCCAACTCCAGGGACTCCAGCTGTCCGCCTGTCTCATGTCTCAGGAGCTCTCCCCGTCTGAGAAGACTGGGTCTTCCTGATGGCTGTCCTACAGGGCCGGTCAAGGCTGAGCCAGAGAGAAATACAGCTGGGTTCCACCACCCCTTCCCATCAGCCACCAGTTGGGCCAGTCAGGAAATCATTTTTATACAGTCTTCCATCTCTACCATTtatccccccctcctcctccaagaCCTGTTGCTATCCCTTTCATTTAACAATAGACTCGGTGTCCATTAAATTGCCTGAGACGTGTGTGGAGCCTGACCTACTTTCCTGAgctaaaacaagaaaacaagatacCTCTGTGGCCTTCCTGCCACCAGATCAAGTACAAAAGGGAAAGCACTACGGAGACGGGCAGAGCTAGAGAAGCAATgggagcccctccctgcccccacagagcTCTCTCTCGTGCTAGCGCTTGAGGGCACATCAAGGCAGGTGTTCTGGGGCCGGGGAGGCGAGAGGGGAAACTCCTTTATTTTCCCCGTTTGAACTTCCCTCCTGCCCCGGTCTTTGCCTTCTTCTTAGCGGACCCCTTGGGCTCTGGCTCCTTGCGCTTAGCTGAGGAGAGCGAGCCAGTCACCTTGAAGAAATCATCCAGGCGGCCCTGGGTGCTGCCCTGGCGGCTCTTGCTCAGCCGCCTGACCCCACTGCGGATCCGCTCCTCCGAGAACTGCTTTTCACCACACATGAACTTGACGAGCTCTTCCTCATTCGGCTCGCTCCACTTCAGCTCCACTGACTCTGGGTCAAGCACCTCGGGGTCCAGGAAGAGCTGCTGGGCCTCCTTGTGGAGCCAATTTTCTGGCACGGAGTACTTGCTGGGGTCGAGCCGACGCACGATCTCCTCGATGCTCTTGTGCTTCTGGATGAGGTCCACGGCCCGCTTGGGCCCAATGCCCCGGATGCTCTCACAGTAGTCACTGCCCAGCAGGATGCACAGGTCTACGAACTGCTCCTGGTTCAGGCCCAGCTCCTGCAGGACCCGGCTCAGGTGGAACTCCTGGATGGGCAGCTTCTTGGCCTCGCTGGCCGTCAGGTGCCGCATGAGCACAGGGCTGCCAAAGGTCAGGCAGTCCATGTCCTCCGTGGCCGCGGCATAGACTTTGCCCGCCTTCACGAGGGCGGCACAGCTGGCCTCGGCCTCGCCGGGCGCGTCCAGGTACGGGATGCCCATGAGGCTCAGCAGATGCTTGCACTCGTCGTTGTGCTGCTTGGTGACCTTCACCAGCCGCTTGGTAaacttctccacctcctccccggCCCCGGCGGCCTGAGCCTGCTGTAGCTGCTTCTCCGCCTCGGCCCGCCGCTCGCTGCGCTTGGCCAGCTCGCCGGACTTGAGCTGTGGCGGCTTGCCGTCGAAGACATACACGGGTTTGATGCCGTTCTCCATCATGCGGATGGTGCGGTAGAACATGCCCATCAGGTGGCTGGTGGTCTCCCCCTCCTCGTTCTGCAGCACATCCCCGCCCT contains:
- the FEN1 gene encoding flap endonuclease 1, with the translated sequence MGIQGLAKLIADVAPGAIRENDIKSYFGRKVAIDASMSIYQFLIAVRQGGDVLQNEEGETTSHLMGMFYRTIRMMENGIKPVYVFDGKPPQLKSGELAKRSERRAEAEKQLQQAQAAGAGEEVEKFTKRLVKVTKQHNDECKHLLSLMGIPYLDAPGEAEASCAALVKAGKVYAAATEDMDCLTFGSPVLMRHLTASEAKKLPIQEFHLSRVLQELGLNQEQFVDLCILLGSDYCESIRGIGPKRAVDLIQKHKSIEEIVRRLDPSKYSVPENWLHKEAQQLFLDPEVLDPESVELKWSEPNEEELVKFMCGEKQFSEERIRSGVRRLSKSRQGSTQGRLDDFFKVTGSLSSAKRKEPEPKGSAKKKAKTGAGGKFKRGK